DNA sequence from the Asticcacaulis sp. AND118 genome:
GGCGGCGCGGCAATCGGACCTTCTGGCGTTTGAGTTCGCCATCGAGGTCGGCAATCCCGGCTCGGTCATGTGCGCCTATAACCGCTATAACGGCGTCTATGCCTGCGAAAATCCGTATCTGCTCGACGAAGTCCTGAAGACCGACTGGGGCTATAAGGGTTATGTGATGTCCGACTGGGGCGCAACCCACTCGACCATCCCTGCCGCCAATGCCGGCCTGGATCAGCAGTCGGGCTATCCGTTCGACAAGGGCAACTACTTCGCCGGCCCGCTGAAGGAGGCCGTCGACAATGGCTATGTGAAGCCGGAACGTCTCGACGACATGGCGCGCCGCATCCTGTGGGCCCTGTTCTCGACCGGCGTGATGGACAACCCCATCGCGACCGAGATCAGCGACGCCAATATCGACTTCGCGGCTCATGCTGCGGTGACCCAGGCCGACGCCGAAGGCGGCATCGTGCTGCTGAAGAACGAGCGCAACCTGCTGCCCGTCGCCGCCACGGCCAAAAAGATCGTGGTCATCGGCGGCAACGCAGACAAGGGCGTCCTGTCCGGCGGCGGTTCGTCTCAGGTCTATGGCGTCGGCGGCAATGCCGTGCCGGACACCTCGAAATACGCCAATGAGTTCCCCGGCCCGATCACCTGGTATCCGGACGCGCCCTTGACGGCGCTGAAGGCCCGCACCAAAGCGGACGTCGTCTTCCACGACGGCAAGGACGTCAAAGCCGCCGCTAAGGCCGCGCGCGGGGCTGACCTGGTCATCGTCTTCGGCTCGCAATGGACGGGCGAATCCTTCGACGCCGAACTGAAGCTGGATCACGACGGCGACGCCCTGATCGCGGCGGTGGCCAAGGCCAACAAAAAGACCGTAGTCGTGCTGCAAACCGGCGGCCCGGTCTTCATGCCATGGCTGAAGGATGTCGGCGCCGTGGTCGAAGCCTGGTATCCGGGTTCGAAAGGCGGCACGGCCATCGCCCGCGTCCTGACCGGCGAAGTCTCACCATCGGGTCGCCTGCCGGTGACCTTCCCGGCCGCGCTCAGCCAGTTGCCGCGCCCGAAACTGGACGGCGACATGACCAAGCCCGACCTGCGCCCCGACGCCAATTACGACATCGAAGGCGCGGCCATCGGCTATAAGTGGTTCGACAAGAAGGGCCTCAAGCCGCTGTTCGCCTTCGGCCACGGCCTGAGCTATTCGAGCTTCGGCTATACCGACCTCAAAACCTCGACGGCGGGCGACAAACTGAGTGTCAGCTTCACCGTCACCAATACGGGCAAGACCGCGGCCTCCGACATCCCGCAGGTCTATGTTTCGGCCCCGGCTTCGGCCAACTGGGAAGCGCCCAAGCGCCTCGGCGGCTGGGACAAGGTGACGCTGCAACCGGGCGAGTCGAAAGGCGTCACGGTGACAGTCGATCCGCGTCTTCTGGCGACCTTCGATACGGTGTCGAAGACGTGGAACGTGGCGGCGGGTGACTATGAGGTCATTCTGGCGCGCTCGGCCGCCGATCCGGTGACCAAGGCCACGGCCACCCTCAGCCCGCGGAAGTACGACGTGCGTGGGAAATAAGGGGCAAAACGCGCCCAAAATCACACACCTCCCGTCTTTGCCAGCGCCATACTGAGGATGGCGCTGGCCCTCATTTTCCTTTTGCGTTAACCTTTACGCGGGGGAGACGAGGGCATGTTCGGCAAATCATTTCACGATTTCATAGTGCCGCTTTTGCGCACCCTCGCCTTCGCTTTCCTGGCGATCGGACTCTTGTGGCTGCTCAATGAGGCGCGCGGACAGTATCTGACCGGTGCACCCTGGGACTGGATCGCCTACTTCAGCCCGGAAAGCATCGCGGCCGCAGACGACAATATCAACAAATGGCTCAAGCTACAGGGTCTGAGCGCATGGGTCATGGCGGCGCTGTATGTCCTCGCTCTGCTGTATTTTATCGAACAGACCGGCGGGCTCAAATACCTCGTCGATCTTGCCTGGCCGTCGCCACCGCCTTTCCTGACGCAAGTCAGTACCAAAGACCCTGCCTCCGCATGGCACCCTGCGAACCCGTTGATCGGACGCACCGCAGAACTGAAAAGCCTCAGCGATTTTGCTCTGGGCCGCAGACATAAGCGCTGCCTGTCCTGCCACGGACTTTACGGACGCAGCGGCGTGGGTAAAACACGGTTAGCCGTCGAATGGCTGCGAATGCTGAAAAAGCGCCAATGGCACGTCGGCGAGCTTAACCGTCCGATACCGGACGACTGGATTTTCCGGCGCAATACGGCGATCCTCGTCAACTATGGCAAGCACGCACAGGACTTCTGGGACAGTTTCGACACCTTGCGGCTGGCGCAACAAAGGCACCGTATCCGCGTCCTGTTTGAGTCCTCCATGGACCTGAAGCTCATGGCAGCCGGCGTGCCCGCCGCCGATTTCGAAGATTTGAAAGACCTTCTGTGGCAGGTCGGCGATCTGGACACGACACGCGCCCGGGTTAACGAACGCATGGGTCATATTGATCGCAGCATTCAGGTTGATCGCAGCACTCAGGCGCAATCGGACGTCTCCACCTCAAGCGTTTCCATGCCTACTCCCCTGGTGCCGGAGGAGGCGGAGCGCTCCCTGCCCGCAGAACCGCCCGGACAGTCCACATTTCTTCGCGTTCTGCCTCTGCTTCCAGCGGATATGGAGGGCGTTATCACCGCGCGCGCGGCCTATCGCAATCTGCGCACCCGTATCGGACCCCACCGCGAAACGATCATTGCCGTCGCGCGCGGGCGACCGCAATGCGCCATCGACCTGTGTGACCGATTGGCCAGGGCGCCTTCCGGTCAATCGGCGCCCGGTTTCGATACCTACACCGTAGCGCGCACGGAGGCGTTAAAGCTGCTGAGCGAAGCCCAGACCCTCTTCCCGGAAAACGGCCTTCAATACCTGGCCTTGGCCGCTCTGGGTCACAGGGTGGATATTCCCGCCAGCCTGCGTCTGTCGCGCGCCGGTGCCGCTCCGGATATCCTGAAACTGATCACCCTGTTTCGCGATCAGGCCGAAAGCGACGAATACGATTACGCCTGGGCCAAGGATCCACGGGCTTATTTTCCGTCGATAGACGATGAAGATGTGGCGCGTCTCGTCCTCTTCATGACACTCGAACGCCTGCAAGCGCCCGACGTATCGAGCTTTGCCGAAAACCTGTTCGACCGCAGGCAGGCCCGCGAAGCCATAAAACCCTTCTGCGAAGCGGTTGTCCGATTGTCAGCCCGCCCGGAAGGACAGGCAGCAACGGCCCTTCTGTTCCTGATGCCGCTGGTGGCCAAAGAGGAAAAGCGGCGTGACGAGCTGATCCGACAGGTTTCCGAATACCTCAACGGCGAGGCCGTCGGTTTCCGCATGCCCGTCGAAAGACTGATCAACTCCATGCAGGGGGTGATCGAACTCATGCAGGTGGCCAGCCGCGCCAATTTCGCCGTTTTCCAGAACGACGTCAGTGCATTGGGAGGGTTGACCGAGGCCTTCGTCTATCTGATTTCGCGTCTGCAGGCCCCTCACCTCCGGCGCCGGCTCCTGCTCGACTATGCGCGTCTGGCTTCCAGCGAAGGGTCCGGCGCCGAAATCCGGATCATTGCCGATGACCCGGACTGGTGCAGATCTCCCTTCCTCGACAATCTTCTTGGCATGGTCTTCGGACTGAGTGACGACGCGCCCTATAAGGGCTTCGACTGGCTAGATTTCGAACGGCTGTTTCCTGCGGACGCCCTGATCAATCAGACCTCCGACGAAGCCCGCGAACGCAGCCAAGGTGAAGCCGATACCCTGGAAGCGTTCAACCTGATGGACGTCTATTTCCGCAGCTCTCAGAACACAGGGCGAGAAATGAGTGCGGAAGATAGCGCCAAACTCGTGGCGCGCCTGACCGACACAGGTAACCCCGTGGGTGTTCTCGGCGCAAGCTGGGCGATCTACTGGTACGGTAATCCGACGTCCATCACCATGGATGTCGAGTGGCCCGAAGCCTTGATCGAGACCATGATCACTTTCGTTAATAATGACAAGATCGATCCGACCCTGCGTAAGCGCTGTATAGCGGCCCTGGCCCACTACAGCCTGGGCCCTGTAAAGGATGACATCATCTATGACTGGGCCGTCTGGGCGGATAGCGGCGGCCGCGGCGACCGGCCCAAAACCTATCCTCTTCACCCTCGTCTCCCGTTCGAGCGGCTCAAGCCTGTGCTCACCCAGGCGCGGATATGGCTGAACGATCGGGGGCAGAGCAAGAATCTGCGCCGTGCCGCAGCCCTCCTGTGGTTACCTTACGGAGCCGACGATCCCCTCGTCCTCAATGCCCTGGCCGATGTGACGACCGACCGTCAGCTCAACCTGACTCAGCGGCGCACCTTTTTATATCGCCTGTATCAGGCGCGAAACGACACCTCGACGACCCTCTATGACGCTTTGATCCGGCTCTTGCGCGAACGCGATCCTGACGCCGGTTACGACGCCTTTCTGGCCCTCGCCGCGTTGGATCGGCTGCATGATGTCAAACCTGACGATCTCGAAGGTTATGCGGACTCGTCGCTGTTTCTCGAAACGTGGCATAACTTTAACCAGCGTCACGTCAGCCCGCCCGATACTTCCTTACCCGATGCCGAAGACAAACCCGTTCCGGGGCAAGGCCGCGCGACCCTGATCGACCGGCACATCTCGCAAAACGGCCATAATATTCACAAGTTGAAGGCCAAGGATACGACGGGTCGGTGGGCTTACTACTTCGTGCTCGTCCCCCCGCATCGCGAAGCCGAGTTCCTTAAAGCCATCGAAGGGGACGGCACGATAGATCTTGAAGACTACGGCACGGTCATCGCCTCAAGTTACGGAGAAACACCCTCCGACGAGATCCGTCAGTATCTGAAAGACAAGTACGGATTCGAGGTTTAAACCTCGCTGACCAGCTTCTCCAGCCGTTCGGCGGCGTCGGAAATGGCGAACGCCGCCTTGCGCTCGATCTCGAACGCTCCGGCGGACATGCGCGCCTGAGCCGACTGCGCTTCTTCCAGTTGCGCGCGCAGTTCTTCCATCTCGTCGACCAGCAGCAGAGACGCCATCAGAAACAGGCGCACCTCACCGATGGCCCCGACATCGGAGACCACCATCTCGACATGGTCGCTGAAGATGCGCGCCAGTTCCTGCACGCGCGCTTCCTGACCGTCGGCGCAGCCCACCGTATAGGGCTTGTTGTTGACCTTGACCGTGACCTCAGCCATCAGGCGGCCTGCTCGTTGAGAAGTTGACGAATATCCTTGGCGGCGACGCCCAGCGCCTCGAAGGCCCCCGAAGCGGCCTCTTCCAGCACCTTTTCGCGCGCCCTGAGCGCATCGATCTCGTCCTGAAGGCGGCGCGTGTCGGCGGACGCATCGGGGTTCGACGAAGCATTCAACGAATCGGGGGCCAGTGCGTCGCTGCGGCTCTTCAGGTCGCGGATGCGGGTTTCGAGCGCGTTGAGCGCTCCGTCCAGACGCTCAACCGCCGCCGTCAGGCTGGCGCCCGCGACCGGAGAAAGCTGAACCGTGTTCTGAGCATTTTCCATGGTTTGACTGTACTTCCTAAAGGCCTGTTTCACAAGCCATGCAGCCTGACAGGCGAAATTGAGCCCAGCGTACCCCACCCAAAACCCCAAGGTGGCAAATTCCTAAAACTCGAATATGGCCATTCTCCGGCATATGGGCTAAAGGACCGCGCAACCTCACCCCCTTTCGCGTTTCATCTGTTGAGATTGCCATGTCCCTGCCGCCGATCCCTGGCCTCCCCACCGCCAAGCCGTCCCCGACCGTGATGGCCGACGCGATTCGCGTCCTGTCGATGGAGGCGGTGCACCGCGCCAGGTCCGGCCACCAGGGGATGCCGATGGGTATGGCCGATGTGGCGACCGTTTTGTGGACGAAGTTCCTCAAATACGATCCGAAAAAGCCCGACTGGGCCGACCGCGACCGCTTCGTCCTGTCCGCGGGTCACGGCTCAATGCTCATCTATTCGCTGCTGCACCTGACCGGCTTCAAGTCGGTGTCTATGGAAGACATCAAGAACTTCCGTCAGTGGGGCTCCACCACCGCCGGTCACCCGGAATACGGCCACACGGCAGGCGTCGAATGCACGACCGGCCCGCTGGGTCAGGGTCTAGCCGCCGCCGTCGGCATGGCGATGGCCGAGCGTCACCTCAATGCGCGTTTCGGCGATGACGTCGTCGATCACCGCACCTGGGTCATCGCCGGCGACGGCTGCCTGATGGAAGGCGTATCGCACGAGGCGATCTCGCTGGCCGGGCGTCTGAAGCTCAACAAGCTGATCGTGCTGTGGGACGACAACAATGTCACCATCGACGGCGTAGCGACCATCGCCGAAACCGGCGATCAACTGGCGCGCTTCAAGGCCGCGGGCTGGGCGGTGAAGGCCGTCGACGGCCACGACCATGCGAAAATCGCCGCCGCCATGCGCTGGGCGACGCAGCAGACCAAGCCGGTCCTCTTGGCATGCAAGACGAAGATTTCCAAGGGCGCCGGCCCAAAGGAAGGCGACCCGCATTCGCACGGCTACGCCCTGTTCGACACCGACATCGAACTGTCGCGTCAGGCCATGGGCTGGGACGCCGAAGCCTGGACCGTGCCCGCTCCGATCAAGAAGGCGTGGGAAGCCGCCGGCCGCAAGGCCGCGCGTCCGCGCAAGGCCTGGGAAGCCGCGCTGAAGGTACACCCGCAACGCGACCTGTTCGAGCGCGCCATGAAGGGCGAACTGCCCGCCAACGCTTTCGAGGCGCTGGACGCCCACATCGAAAAGCAACTGGAACTGAAAGCCGGCGACGCCACGCGTTCGGCTTCGGGCGCGGCGCTGGCGCAACTGGTGCCCTTCATTGATGAGATGATCGGCGGTTCTGCCGATCTGACCGGTTCGAACAACACCTTCGTCAAGGGCATGACCGCCTTCGATCATCCGAAATACGACGGTCGCTACGTCCACTACGGCGTACGTGAATTCGGCATGTCCGCCGCGCTCAACGGCATGGCGCTGCACGGCGGCATCATTCCCTATTCGGGCACCTTCTTCGTCTTCTCCGACTATTCCCGCCCGGCTATCCGTCTGGCGGCTCTGATGGGCATCCGCGTCATCAACGTCCTGACCCACGACTCGATCGGCGTCGGCGAAGACGGCCCGACGCACCAGCCGGTCGAGCATCTGGCCAGCTTCCGCGCCATGCCGAACCTGCTGACCTTCCGCCCCGCCGACATCGTCGAAGCGGCGGAATGCTGGAAGGCGGCGCTGCTGGAGCGCAAGACGCCGTCGCTGATGGTGCTGTCGCGTCAAAAGGTGCCGGCCGTCCGCCATCAGGGCGGCAATCTGTCGGCCAGGGGCGCTTACGAGGTCAAAGCCGCTTCGGGCGCAGCGAAAGTGTCGATCTTCTCGTCGGGCACCGAGGTGTCGGTCGCGGTGGCCGCCGCCGAGGCGCTGGAAGCCGAGGGCATCCCGACCCGCGTCGTTTCGACCCCGTGCTGGGCGCTGTTCGACCGTCAGACGGCAAAATATCAGGCCGAAGTCATCGGCAACGCCACGGTGAACGTCGCCGTCGAAGCCGCCGTGTCGCTGGGCTGGGAACGCTTCATCGGTCAGGACGGCATCTTCGTCGGCATGACCGGCTTCGGCGGCTCGGCTCCGCAGGACGTGCTTTACCGTGAATTTGGCATCACCAAGGAAGCCGTCATCGAAAAGGTGAAGACGAAGCTCGGTTAAACCCGGCTTATGCTTAATGTCAAAGGCGCGGGCCCCGGTCCGCGCCTTTTTCGTCCGCGTCACGGCAAAACCAACCGATTGCAGCGGTCAAACGCGCGTGATCAACCCTTTGGGGTTTGACGCGCCGCGCTGATGGCTGTACGATCTTGCCATCTTTGAACTGCGACTTTCTACTGCGGCTTTTGCCGTATCTGCGAACTTCCTTTCATTGATCGACAACTACCAAAACTGCCATTGAAAGGATTTTCCCATGAGCACAGGTACGGTTAAGTGGTTTAACGGCACCAAGGGTTACGGCTTCATTCAACCCGATGACGGCGGCACGGACGTGTTCGTTCACATCTCGGCGGTTGAGCGTTCGGGCCTGCGCGGCCTCGACGAAGGCCAGAAGGTGACCTTCGAACTGGCCCGCGACAAGCGTTCGGGCAAGATGTCGGCCGAGAACCTGCAGGTCGGCTAAGCTTCGCCGCTTTGTTAATCGGAAAAGCCGCTCCATCGGGGCGGCTTTTTTGCATTTCCCGTTACCCTGTGCCAAAAGCCCCCGATGCAAGATCCTGTACTCGATACCCTGTTGCGACCGTTCGATGACGGCCTGATCGACTGGCCCGCCGGCCCGGCTTTGTTCCTGCGCGCCCGCTACGGCGCGGCGCTGAGCGGCGTCGATCGCGCGCGCCTGATCTGCGAGCAGAGCTTCAAGCCCGAATACGACCGCCTGAAGCCGGCCGGCTTCGCCCTGCGCGATCCCGCCGATACCGCGCTCCATCCGCTGGTCATCGTCCTGCCGCCGCGCCAGCGCGAAGAATACCGCGCGCTTCTGGCCCGGGCCGTGGCCACCGCTGAACCGGGCGGCACGGTGCTGGCCTGCGTGTCCAATCTCGAAGGCGCGAAGACGGTCGAAAACGACCTCAAAGCCCTGTGCGGCAATGTCGCCTCGCTGTCGAAGAACAAGTGCCGCGCCTTCTGGGCAACCACCGACGCACCCAATGCCGATCTGGTGACGCAGTGGCTGGCGCTCGACGCCCCGCGACCTATCCTCGACGGGCGTTTCGTCAGCCGCCCCGGCCTGTTCGCTTGGGACCGCATCGACGCCGGCTCGAAGCGTCTGGCCGAACATTTGCCCTTACTGAGCGGCCACGGCGCCGATCTGGGCGGCGGCTTCGGCTATCTCAGCGACGAGGTGCTGCGCCGCAATCCCGGAGTCCGCATCGACCTGTACGAGGCCGAACAGCGCGCCGTCGAACTGTCCGAAAGCAACCTCAAGGTCTACGGCGAACGCGTATCCTGCCACTGGCGCGACGTGACCAAGGGTATCGACGGCGCATATGATTTCATCGTCTCCAACCCGCCCTTCCACGCCGGTCGCGCCGACCTGCCCGAACTGGGTCAGGCCTTTATCCGCGCCGCCGCCGCAGGGCTGAAGCCGGGCGGCAGCCTGTACATGGTCGCCAACCGTCATCTGCCCTACGAGGCCGGCCTGAAAGGCGCGTTTAAGAGCGTCGTCGCGCTGCACGAAGACCGCGACTACAAGGTCTATCGGGGGATCAAATAATGCGACTGATCAAGCTGCTGGCCAATCTCGGCTACGGGTCGCGCAAAGAGGTGCAGAAATATATCCGCATGGGCGTCGTCACCGACGCCGAAGGCAATGTCCTGAAGGACGACGCCAAGACCGAGCACGCGGATATCCGCTTCAACGACCGCCCGCTCGACCCGGCGCACGGCGTGGTGCTGATGCTCAACAAGCCGACCGGCTATGTCTGTTCGCTGAAGGACACCGGCAAGCTGGTCTACGAACTGCTGCCGCACCGGTTCAGCGCGCGCAAGCCGGTCCTGTCGACCGTCGGACGGCTCGATTCCGACACGTCGGGCCTGCTGCTGTTCACCGACGATGGCGACTATCTGCACCGCATCATCTCGCCGAAGAACCATGTGGCCAAGATCTACGAAGTGACGCTGGCCCGCCCCATCGAAGGGCACGAGGCGGCGATCTTCGCGTCAGGAGACCTGCTGCTGGAGTCGGAAAAGACGCCGCTCCAGCCCGCCGTGATGGAACAGACCGGCGAGAAGACGGCGCGCCTGACCCTCTATGAAGGCCGCTATCATCAAGTGCGCCGCATGTTCGCCGCCGTCGGCAACCATGTCGAGGCCCTGCACCGCGCCCAGATGGGCGAGTTGACGCTGGGGGACCTGCGCCCCGGAAAATGGCGGCTGCTCACGCCGGAAGAACGCGACGGCCTCGTGCGGACATAAAAAAACAGCCTCCGGAAGATACCGGGGGCTGTTTTTTCAGATCGTGACGCCGCAAATCGCGTCCATATGTCAAACCTGCTATGGTTTTTCAGGCGCCTTTTCCGGCGCGCACGGGCCATGCCGGAATATCAGGACGTCTTTTTCGGCGGCGGGCTTCCCCGGCGTCCCTTTCAGACGGTCGGGATGCGGCATCACGCGGCCTTTCGGGGCCTCGTCGGCGTCGATATAGCCGTTCTTGTTGGCGTCGATTTCGTCGAAATGCGCCTTCATCGGCGCGGAGAATTCCGCCCACGACAGACGCCCGTCCTTATCGGCATCCAACGC
Encoded proteins:
- a CDS encoding beta-glucosidase, encoding MRRFKLSLMATAAFGLATAFTVPALAQQPATAQAPKETPWTNRSLDAHTRTELLLKEMTQAEKLTLVFSHFASDGEWLNKRGDIAGLNWTQPKESRHQSAGFTYGVERLGIPHQWITDAGVGVASQRGPNPRLRTVLPSGMATAATWDRKLAFAGGAMIGKEARLSGFNVQLAGGVNLMREPRNGRNFEYGGEDPLLAGIMVGEQIRGIQSNHIVSTVKHYATNPQETNRFTISSNLSDQAARQSDLLAFEFAIEVGNPGSVMCAYNRYNGVYACENPYLLDEVLKTDWGYKGYVMSDWGATHSTIPAANAGLDQQSGYPFDKGNYFAGPLKEAVDNGYVKPERLDDMARRILWALFSTGVMDNPIATEISDANIDFAAHAAVTQADAEGGIVLLKNERNLLPVAATAKKIVVIGGNADKGVLSGGGSSQVYGVGGNAVPDTSKYANEFPGPITWYPDAPLTALKARTKADVVFHDGKDVKAAAKAARGADLVIVFGSQWTGESFDAELKLDHDGDALIAAVAKANKKTVVVLQTGGPVFMPWLKDVGAVVEAWYPGSKGGTAIARVLTGEVSPSGRLPVTFPAALSQLPRPKLDGDMTKPDLRPDANYDIEGAAIGYKWFDKKGLKPLFAFGHGLSYSSFGYTDLKTSTAGDKLSVSFTVTNTGKTAASDIPQVYVSAPASANWEAPKRLGGWDKVTLQPGESKGVTVTVDPRLLATFDTVSKTWNVAAGDYEVILARSAADPVTKATATLSPRKYDVRGK
- a CDS encoding cell division protein ZapA produces the protein MAEVTVKVNNKPYTVGCADGQEARVQELARIFSDHVEMVVSDVGAIGEVRLFLMASLLLVDEMEELRAQLEEAQSAQARMSAGAFEIERKAAFAISDAAERLEKLVSEV
- a CDS encoding DUF4164 family protein; this translates as MENAQNTVQLSPVAGASLTAAVERLDGALNALETRIRDLKSRSDALAPDSLNASSNPDASADTRRLQDEIDALRAREKVLEEAASGAFEALGVAAKDIRQLLNEQAA
- the tkt gene encoding transketolase, producing MSLPPIPGLPTAKPSPTVMADAIRVLSMEAVHRARSGHQGMPMGMADVATVLWTKFLKYDPKKPDWADRDRFVLSAGHGSMLIYSLLHLTGFKSVSMEDIKNFRQWGSTTAGHPEYGHTAGVECTTGPLGQGLAAAVGMAMAERHLNARFGDDVVDHRTWVIAGDGCLMEGVSHEAISLAGRLKLNKLIVLWDDNNVTIDGVATIAETGDQLARFKAAGWAVKAVDGHDHAKIAAAMRWATQQTKPVLLACKTKISKGAGPKEGDPHSHGYALFDTDIELSRQAMGWDAEAWTVPAPIKKAWEAAGRKAARPRKAWEAALKVHPQRDLFERAMKGELPANAFEALDAHIEKQLELKAGDATRSASGAALAQLVPFIDEMIGGSADLTGSNNTFVKGMTAFDHPKYDGRYVHYGVREFGMSAALNGMALHGGIIPYSGTFFVFSDYSRPAIRLAALMGIRVINVLTHDSIGVGEDGPTHQPVEHLASFRAMPNLLTFRPADIVEAAECWKAALLERKTPSLMVLSRQKVPAVRHQGGNLSARGAYEVKAASGAAKVSIFSSGTEVSVAVAAAEALEAEGIPTRVVSTPCWALFDRQTAKYQAEVIGNATVNVAVEAAVSLGWERFIGQDGIFVGMTGFGGSAPQDVLYREFGITKEAVIEKVKTKLG
- a CDS encoding cold-shock protein, encoding MSTGTVKWFNGTKGYGFIQPDDGGTDVFVHISAVERSGLRGLDEGQKVTFELARDKRSGKMSAENLQVG
- a CDS encoding class I SAM-dependent methyltransferase encodes the protein MQDPVLDTLLRPFDDGLIDWPAGPALFLRARYGAALSGVDRARLICEQSFKPEYDRLKPAGFALRDPADTALHPLVIVLPPRQREEYRALLARAVATAEPGGTVLACVSNLEGAKTVENDLKALCGNVASLSKNKCRAFWATTDAPNADLVTQWLALDAPRPILDGRFVSRPGLFAWDRIDAGSKRLAEHLPLLSGHGADLGGGFGYLSDEVLRRNPGVRIDLYEAEQRAVELSESNLKVYGERVSCHWRDVTKGIDGAYDFIVSNPPFHAGRADLPELGQAFIRAAAAGLKPGGSLYMVANRHLPYEAGLKGAFKSVVALHEDRDYKVYRGIK
- a CDS encoding pseudouridine synthase — protein: MRLIKLLANLGYGSRKEVQKYIRMGVVTDAEGNVLKDDAKTEHADIRFNDRPLDPAHGVVLMLNKPTGYVCSLKDTGKLVYELLPHRFSARKPVLSTVGRLDSDTSGLLLFTDDGDYLHRIISPKNHVAKIYEVTLARPIEGHEAAIFASGDLLLESEKTPLQPAVMEQTGEKTARLTLYEGRYHQVRRMFAAVGNHVEALHRAQMGELTLGDLRPGKWRLLTPEERDGLVRT